GCTTTTAAACGCCTGCCGGATCGGATCGTCCGCATTTTTCAGAAAGGCGGTGGGAACCACAATGGATACTGAAAGCACCAGAAGAGCCATGGTCGCGACGCTGCTGAATACACCGATTCGCCAGCCCATCAGGTGTTCGGTAAGGATCAAGGCAGACAGTAAGATGCCTGCCGTAACAGCAACCATTCGTGTGGTCATTCCGCCAAGGGAGCCAGGGTGAGGCTTAACCGGCTGCCTTCGGCATATTCGGTTACGCGATCAGGTGCTTCAAAGACCTTGATGGCTTTGCCGTGAACGGTGAGTTGATTCCCTTCGATTCGCAGCAGTGAGCCTTCCGGAAGTCCGGCAACCCTCATTTTCGGGTTCATGATCAGGAACTCCTTCAGTCTGTCTATGCGCGATTCTCCACCGTGATCTGGCAGGGTGGCTTCGGTGTAGTGGGGATTGATCTGAAAATGGACCAGCCGGAAGGCCTCCAGGGTCGTTACTTCCACAATAGGCATATCGTTGGTAGTTTTGATCGTCGGGCAGGCGACATTGGCTCCGGCACTCCAACCGACATAGGGCGTGCCTGAATCAACCATGTCACGGATCTTCTCAACGAGCGACAACTGTTGTATGGACCTGGCCAGGCAAAAAGAATTTCCGCCGCCGGTCATGATGGCACCCGCCCGGTCAAGGGCCGCAATCGGGTCTTTCTCATGGTGCAGTGAAAAGCTGTCGATCGCTAATTGACCGAGCATCCGTTCAACGATATCAAAGTATTTATCCATGCCAAGGGATACACCGGCATATGGCAGAAAAGCAACCGGGCCTGAGCCTTTCAAAAAATCTACCAGATATTGACGGGGCCAGGTGAAGAACGGTTCACCCGGCATAGTGGAATTGCTGATCAGCAACAATTTTTTCATGGGAATAATTTTCACGAATGTACTAAGAAATGAAGCGATAATTGCTATTCGGTACCGGTGGCAACAATGCCACTTTTTACGGCATACATCACCAGGCCAGCGGTGTTATTCAACTCCAGCTTGGCCATGATGTTCTTACGGTGGGTGGTCACGGTATGCGCGCTGATAAAAAGCTTGTCAGCAATCTCTTTGTTGGTCAGTCCGTCGGCCACCATGCGAATGATCTCCAGTTCCCGTTCAGACAAATTAACAGGATCACAGGTGACCTCTGAGGCACGC
The sequence above is a segment of the Flavobacteriales bacterium genome. Coding sequences within it:
- the pepE gene encoding dipeptidase PepE — its product is MKKLLLISNSTMPGEPFFTWPRQYLVDFLKGSGPVAFLPYAGVSLGMDKYFDIVERMLGQLAIDSFSLHHEKDPIAALDRAGAIMTGGGNSFCLARSIQQLSLVEKIRDMVDSGTPYVGWSAGANVACPTIKTTNDMPIVEVTTLEAFRLVHFQINPHYTEATLPDHGGESRIDRLKEFLIMNPKMRVAGLPEGSLLRIEGNQLTVHGKAIKVFEAPDRVTEYAEGSRLSLTLAPLAE